A single Papilio machaon chromosome 12, ilPapMach1.1, whole genome shotgun sequence DNA region contains:
- the LOC123721510 gene encoding dynein axonemal intermediate chain 2-like, which translates to MEKPEKNEITYEYIRKRKEFGKQTLFEDYGPEMCVSIPCNPSQYKNYILRNPVHVAVQNAPNMSENWVNSTSYRAEYTSSGINHVEGGWPKDINMNDPEAKQRYRRKIEKDDAYIHAVMHLGHSMEHNILQNNAVDMYQIYYSELPSIPPVERSSCHTVNVYREPGARRPVRSLSWQADGGAKLAVAHADIEVLNTRSLQFSYIWDIGNPYSFSNALNILISNCSLVTSHLSKSNSKCYPK; encoded by the exons ATGGAGAAAccagaaaaaaatgaaatcacTTATGAATATATAAGGAAGAGAAAAGAGTTTggaaaacaaactttattcgAAGATTATGGCCCTGAAATGTGTGTCAGTATTCCATGCAATCCTAgtcagtataaaaattatatactacGCAATCCTGTACATGTCGCCGTACAAAATGCTCCAAATATGTCCGAAAACTGGGTTAATTCAACAAG TTATAGGGCGGAGTATACAAGTTCAGGTATAAACCATGTCGAAGGTGGCTGGCCTAAGGATATAAACATGAATGACCCTGAAGCCAAACAACGATATCGTCGTAAGATAGAAAAGGACGACGCATACATTCATGCTGTTATGCACCTCGGACAT AGTATGGAGcataacatattacaaaacaatgcGGTAGATATGTATCAGATATATTATTCGGAATTGCCATCAATACCGCCGGTGGAAAGGAGCAGCTGTCACACGGTGAATGTATACCGCGAGCCGGGAGCGCGGCGGCCTGTGCGCTCGCTGTCGTGGCAGGCGGACGGGGGCGCCAAGCTCGCGGTCGCGCACGCAGACATCGAAGTACTCAATACTAGATCACTGCAGTTCTCTTATATATGGGACATAGGTAATCCTTACTCATTTAGCAACGCTCTCAATATCTTGATAAGCAACTGCAGTCTAGTAACCTCTCATTTATCTAAATCTAACTCTAAATGTTATCCTAAGTGA
- the LOC123720941 gene encoding meiosis-specific with OB domain-containing protein-like — MNAGFHTENCGQGGEAAAWSEWSGQRACAATVEQVRDRLADGAPFCASLHALLTHLDLDDLINSTDNNCEELRVRFADHTGELTARLPANILQNTLGYTTQQLKAMSSEERAAVRWRLLLEQCCAKLAATPPRLIVLSLRKANPADPIPLY, encoded by the exons ATGAATGCTGGATTTCATACAGAGAATTGCGGTC AGGGTGGTGAGGCGGCCGCGTGGTCGGAGTGGAGCGGGCAGCGCGCGTGCGCCGCAACCGTGGAGCAGGTGCGCGACCGCCTCGCTGACGGCGCGCCCTTCTGTGCCTCGCTTCATGCTCTACTCACACATCTCGACTTAGACGATCTGATTAACTctac GGACAATAACTGTGAAGAGTTAAGAGTGCGCTTCGCCGATCACACCGGGGAACTGACCGCTCGTCTTCcagcaaatattttacagaacaCGTTAGGTTACACG ACGCAACAGTTAAAAGCGATGTCGTCAGAAGAACGGGCAGCTGTCCGCTGGCGCCTGCTGCTGGAGCAGTGCTGCGCCAAGTTGGCCGCCACGCCGCCGCGCCTCATCGTGCTCTCTCTGCGCAAAGCCAACCCTGCCGACCCTATACCACTTTACTaa
- the LOC123720937 gene encoding meiosis-specific with OB domain-containing protein-like, translated as MTGVQKVCLNNLNINIKNALVIGIIIAKKCPRTFSPKEKSSESRGVMSFTIRDSQIDTINVDVWGSDYFVTTFYNRFIVGDVVEIYSPKICVKSVADETFKPQVSSPFYLSINEGSSDVSTFSGDTYGAYLPLLHIPSKSSAGYCGLAEVMKFTEGNGNIYVDLLVVVKSVQPVKMIKTKLGVEMPVRAVEIVDNTTPASLYLEMFDTDTIQRAEEWRPLGSVLFIADARVSWRGRGARTQVCGRSVVTHQPHTSDAEALRLYIQDRAGT; from the exons ATGACGGGAGTacaaaaagtttgtttaaataatttaaacataaacattaagAATGCTTTAGTGATTGGCATAATTATAGCTAAAAAATGTCCAAGAACCTTTAGTCCCAAAGAGAAAAGTAGCGAATCACGAGGTGTGATGTCTTTCACTATAAGGGATTCCCAAATTGATACAATAAATGTCGATGTGTGGGGTTCAGATTACTTTGTAACgactttttataatagattCATCGTTGGAGATGTCG TTGAAATTTATTCGCCAAAAATTTGCGTCAAAAGTGTGGCAGATGAAACCTTTAAACCACAG GTATCATCTCCATTTTACCTATCTATCAACGAAGGATCCTCCGACGTGAGTACTTTCAGTGGCGATACATATGGTGCGTATTTACCGCTGCTCCATATTCCGAGTAAATCATCAGCGGGCTACTGTGGTCTCGCTGAAGTAATGAAATTTACTG AAGGAAATGGAAATATTTATGTAGACTTGTTAGTTGTTGTGAAATCTGTGCAACCTGTGAAGATGATAAAAACTAAACTCG GTGTGGAAATGCCGGTACGTGCTGTAGAAATAGTGGACAACACAACGCCCGCTTCTCTCTATTTGGAGATGTTTGATACCGATACTATTCAAAG GGCGGAGGAATGGCGTCCATTAGGAAGCGTGTTGTTTATCGCGGACGCGCGCGTGTCGTGGCGCGGTCGTGGCGCGCGGACGCAGGTGTGCGGGCGCAGCGTCGTCACGCATCAGCCGCACACTTCTGACGCTGAGGCGCTCAGACTCTATATACAAGACCGAGCTGGTACATGA
- the LOC106718909 gene encoding drebrin-like protein, giving the protein MAINLEKHREALVAAWKDVLDEKTDTNWALFGYDGLSNDLKFVSKGDGGLTELIDDFNSGKIQYAFLKVDLPDGTISKYLLINWQGEGAPTVRKGTCANHIQHVAQLFTGFHLTMHARTEDDLDEKVILDKLAKAGSAFNFKSSRQEEIPPSGPVGTTYRKVNPVQEINSKERDQFWLKEEQEEKKRIEAEKKRREEEKRKAEEEVRRRDELEAARRAKAEEEKCGEGAGVSAGEALRRQRSAEARRLIGASTAAARALFQQNLAQGQISTRSNSIPEKPVRSSVIAQRINTFSQNTSPQIPTSPNKSPTKTTLEEPKVEDNESKTSPLKNIDKIKMSLERPSQIQYEPIIDPSVDLSPSTDNEANSFSAINYTEYNEIYKDDVLKQSEPMIKQNILENDMFDASYSSSNENDDDDSDNKFSTIKRSPYTKDAEARSELSRQNTVIENVHYKKENGTTTLDDVSPEGLEEEGNIYEDLDDDPGLTARALYDYQAADESEITFDPGDIITHIEQIDAGWWQGLGPRGVFGLFPANYVELLPCHPR; this is encoded by the exons atggccataaatttagaaaaacatcGAGAAGCCCTGGTAGCGGCATGGAAGGATGTACTGGACGAAAAAACCGACACCAACTG GGCTCTATTTGGCTACGATGGATTGTCTAACGACCTGAAGTTTGTGAGCAAAGGTGACGGTGGGCTCACTGAGCTGATAGATGATTTCAACAGTGGGAAGATACAGTATGCATTCCTGAAAGTGGATCTACCCGATGGCACTATAtccaaatatttacttatcaaTTGGCAG GGGGAAGGCGCGCCGACGGTACGTAAGGGTACATGTGCAAACCACATTCAGCACGTGGCTCAACTGTTCACTGGGTTCCATCTGACGATGCACGCGCGTACCGAGGATGACCTCGATGAGAAGGTTATCCTTGACAAGCTGGCTAAGGCCGGATCCGCTTTCAACTTCAAGAGCAGCCGGCAGGAGGAGATACCCCCAAGTGGACCAGTGGGTACCACATATAGGAAAGTTAATCCAG TTCAAGAAATCAATTCTAAAGAACGAGATCAGTTCTGGTTGAAAGAAGAACAGGAGGAGAAAAAGAGAATTGAAGCTGAGAAAAAGAGACGAGAAGAG GAGAAAAGAAAAGCAGAAGAAGAAGTAAGAAGGAGAGATGAACTGGAAGCAGCAAGAAGAGCTAAAGCAGAGGAAGAAAAGTGc GGCGAAGGCGCGGGTGTGAGCGCGGGTGAGGCGCTGCGGCGGCAGAGGTCAGCGGAGGCGCGGCGTCTCATCGGCGCCTCCACTGCCGCCGCCCGCGCACTGTTCCAGCAGAACCTGGCGCAGGGACAGATATCCACCAG atCAAATTCGATACCCGAGAAGCCGGTACGCAGTTCAGTGATAGCGCAACGTATCAACACTTTCTCTCAGAACACATCACCACAAATCCCCACATCGCCAAACAAATCACCCACAAAAACCACACTCGAAGAACCTAAAGTCGAAGATAACGAAAGCAAAACGAGTCCATTAAAGAATATAGACAAGATAAAAATGAGTTTGGAAAGACCTTCTCAAATACAATACGAACCTATAATAGATCCATCTGTCGATTTGAGTCCGAGTACGGATAATGAAGCTAATTCCTTCAGTGCAATAAATTATACGgaatacaatgaaatatacaaAGACGATGTACTGAAGCAAAGTGAGCCGATGATCAAACAGAATATTCTTGAAAATGACATGTTTGACGCGTCATATTCCAGTTCAAATGAAAATGACGACGATGACAGTGACAACAAGTTCAGTACTATCAAACGGTCACCGTACACTAAGGATGCTGAAGCTAGATCTGAACTCAGTAGACAGAATACTGTCATTGAAAATGTTCATTACAAGAAAGAAAATGGAACTACAACACTAGAtg ATGTGTCCCCTGAAGGTCTGGAGGAGGAGGGAAATATATACGAGGACCTGGACGATGACCCGGGTCTCACAGCACGAGCGCTTTACGATTACCAAGCCG CGGACGAATCAGAAATAACATTTGATCCTGGTGATATAATAACACATATTGAACAAATAGACGCTGGTTGGTGGCAAGGATTGGGACCTAGAGGTGTTTTTGGTCTCTTCCCTGCCAACTATGTAGAACTATTACCCTGCCATCCACGTTAA